From the genome of Pogoniulus pusillus isolate bPogPus1 chromosome 12, bPogPus1.pri, whole genome shotgun sequence, one region includes:
- the NDUFV3 gene encoding NADH dehydrogenase [ubiquinone] flavoprotein 3, mitochondrial isoform X3, whose translation MAAPSLLGCGRAATRKVLRLEARGLAGAAPSAALCTRPAGSGTPPANIVTPQGSTKLLAIKAPIEFPKMLSSSSLLASSNKETTAADKPAPEEFDNSTYKNLQHHEYNIYTFADYITILSKYRQPQPSSGRQSPRH comes from the exons ATGGCTGCTCCCTCACTGCTGGGCTGCGGCCGGGCAGCGACCCGCAAG GTGTTGCGGCTGGAGGcccgggggctggcaggggcggCCCCCTCCGCGGCGTTGTGCACCAGGCCGGCAGGCTCCGGGACGCCGCCAGCGA ATATAGTGACACCACAGGGAAGCACCAAGCTGCTAGCCATCAAGGCACCAATTGAATTCCCTAAAATGTTGTCTTCTAGTTCTCTCTTAGCATCTTCAAACAAAG AGACCACAGCAGCTGACAAGCCCGCCCCAGAAGAATTTGATAATTCTACCTACAAGAACCTTCAGCACCATGAATATAACATTTATACCTTTGCTGATTATATTACTATTCTCTCAAAATACAGGCAGCCTCAGCCATCTTCTGGAAGACAATCGCCAAGGCACTGA
- the NDUFV3 gene encoding NADH dehydrogenase [ubiquinone] flavoprotein 3, mitochondrial isoform X2, with the protein MAAPSLLGCGRAATRKVLRLEARGLAGAAPSAALCTRPAGSGTPPAKNIAVKASMLAKENLSQKSQKEYVAKKKPRKPETGVSPVKQVTFSRTPVSHEMSKSKAEDSKVKSTPKEAGREKLVLDPHMVESQDLGNDTYKSEEKSIGTQVAAIEMKVSSATQEDTKQKLVSRGEEKKVKEAQKSAAAPKLEETSESTMLVMGTTAKEETIQEAGGQDGEGSTIEETTAADKPAPEEFDNSTYKNLQHHEYNIYTFADYITILSKYRQPQPSSGRQSPRH; encoded by the exons ATGGCTGCTCCCTCACTGCTGGGCTGCGGCCGGGCAGCGACCCGCAAG GTGTTGCGGCTGGAGGcccgggggctggcaggggcggCCCCCTCCGCGGCGTTGTGCACCAGGCCGGCAGGCTCCGGGACGCCGCCAGCGA AAAACATAGCAGTAAAGGCATCAATGCTAGCAAAAGAGAACTTGTCCCAGAAATCTCAGAAAGAATATGTAGCTAAGAAGAAGCCACGCAAACCAGAAACTGGTGTGTCTCCTGTCAAGCAGGTCACATTTTCTAGAACACCAGTCAGCCATGAAATGTCAAAATCCAAAGCAGAAGACTCCAAAGTAAAATCAACTCCGAAAGAAGCAGGTCGAGAGAAGCTGGTCTTAGACCCACACATGGTTGAAAGCCAAGACCTGGGCAACGACACTTATAAATCTGAGGAAAAGTCCATTGGAACCCAAGTAGCAGCTATTGAGATGAAAGTTTCATCAGCAACTCAGGAAGACACAAAGCAGAAACTGGTatccagaggagaagaaaagaaggtgaAGGAGGCACAGAAGTCAGCAGCTGCTCCTAAACTAGAAGAGACTTCTGAAAGCACAATGTTGGTAATGGGCACTACAGCAAAGGAGGAGACCATTCAAGAAGCAGGAGGCCAGGATGGAGAAGGGAGCACAATAGAGG AGACCACAGCAGCTGACAAGCCCGCCCCAGAAGAATTTGATAATTCTACCTACAAGAACCTTCAGCACCATGAATATAACATTTATACCTTTGCTGATTATATTACTATTCTCTCAAAATACAGGCAGCCTCAGCCATCTTCTGGAAGACAATCGCCAAGGCACTGA
- the NDUFV3 gene encoding NADH dehydrogenase [ubiquinone] flavoprotein 3, mitochondrial isoform X1: MAAPSLLGCGRAATRKVLRLEARGLAGAAPSAALCTRPAGSGTPPANIVTPQGSTKLLAIKAPIEFPKMLSSSSLLASSNKENIAVKASMLAKENLSQKSQKEYVAKKKPRKPETGVSPVKQVTFSRTPVSHEMSKSKAEDSKVKSTPKEAGREKLVLDPHMVESQDLGNDTYKSEEKSIGTQVAAIEMKVSSATQEDTKQKLVSRGEEKKVKEAQKSAAAPKLEETSESTMLVMGTTAKEETIQEAGGQDGEGSTIEETTAADKPAPEEFDNSTYKNLQHHEYNIYTFADYITILSKYRQPQPSSGRQSPRH; the protein is encoded by the exons ATGGCTGCTCCCTCACTGCTGGGCTGCGGCCGGGCAGCGACCCGCAAG GTGTTGCGGCTGGAGGcccgggggctggcaggggcggCCCCCTCCGCGGCGTTGTGCACCAGGCCGGCAGGCTCCGGGACGCCGCCAGCGA ATATAGTGACACCACAGGGAAGCACCAAGCTGCTAGCCATCAAGGCACCAATTGAATTCCCTAAAATGTTGTCTTCTAGTTCTCTCTTAGCATCTTCAAACAAAG AAAACATAGCAGTAAAGGCATCAATGCTAGCAAAAGAGAACTTGTCCCAGAAATCTCAGAAAGAATATGTAGCTAAGAAGAAGCCACGCAAACCAGAAACTGGTGTGTCTCCTGTCAAGCAGGTCACATTTTCTAGAACACCAGTCAGCCATGAAATGTCAAAATCCAAAGCAGAAGACTCCAAAGTAAAATCAACTCCGAAAGAAGCAGGTCGAGAGAAGCTGGTCTTAGACCCACACATGGTTGAAAGCCAAGACCTGGGCAACGACACTTATAAATCTGAGGAAAAGTCCATTGGAACCCAAGTAGCAGCTATTGAGATGAAAGTTTCATCAGCAACTCAGGAAGACACAAAGCAGAAACTGGTatccagaggagaagaaaagaaggtgaAGGAGGCACAGAAGTCAGCAGCTGCTCCTAAACTAGAAGAGACTTCTGAAAGCACAATGTTGGTAATGGGCACTACAGCAAAGGAGGAGACCATTCAAGAAGCAGGAGGCCAGGATGGAGAAGGGAGCACAATAGAGG AGACCACAGCAGCTGACAAGCCCGCCCCAGAAGAATTTGATAATTCTACCTACAAGAACCTTCAGCACCATGAATATAACATTTATACCTTTGCTGATTATATTACTATTCTCTCAAAATACAGGCAGCCTCAGCCATCTTCTGGAAGACAATCGCCAAGGCACTGA
- the NDUFV3 gene encoding NADH dehydrogenase [ubiquinone] flavoprotein 3, mitochondrial isoform X4 yields MAAPSLLGCGRAATRKVLRLEARGLAGAAPSAALCTRPAGSGTPPAKTTAADKPAPEEFDNSTYKNLQHHEYNIYTFADYITILSKYRQPQPSSGRQSPRH; encoded by the exons ATGGCTGCTCCCTCACTGCTGGGCTGCGGCCGGGCAGCGACCCGCAAG GTGTTGCGGCTGGAGGcccgggggctggcaggggcggCCCCCTCCGCGGCGTTGTGCACCAGGCCGGCAGGCTCCGGGACGCCGCCAGCGA AGACCACAGCAGCTGACAAGCCCGCCCCAGAAGAATTTGATAATTCTACCTACAAGAACCTTCAGCACCATGAATATAACATTTATACCTTTGCTGATTATATTACTATTCTCTCAAAATACAGGCAGCCTCAGCCATCTTCTGGAAGACAATCGCCAAGGCACTGA